The following DNA comes from Gammaproteobacteria bacterium.
AACGCCGGGCCGGGGCGCAAGGAACAAATGAGTGCGGCGATGGTGGATGAGGTGTTGGCGTTTGTTCGTCGCAGCGAAGTTACCACCCTGGATTTGACTGGAGGTGCGCCGGAACTTAACCCGCACTTTCGGCGTTTGGTTGCCCAGGCGCGCAGTTTGGGACGACAGGTGATCGATCGTTGCAATTTGAGCATTTTGAGCGAGCCAGGCCAGGAAGGTCTGGCCGAGTTTTTGGCCGAACATCAGGTCGAGATAGTCGCTTCGCTGCCGTGTTACCTGCAGGAAAATGTCGATACGCAACGAGGTGCAGGGACGTTTGATGCCAGCATCTCCGGATTAAAAAAATTGAATGCGCTAGGGTACGGTGTGCCGGGCAGTGGATTAATGCTGAATCTGGTGTATAACCCGCAGGGGCCGTCATTGCCGCCGCCGCAGCAGGCGTTGGAACAGGACTACAAGGCGCATCTGCGCGAACATTACGCTATCGAGTTCAATCACCTGTTCACTATCACCAACATGCCAATCAAGCGTTTTGGCAGTACGCTGATTTCCAAAGGGCAATTCAGCGAATACATGCAGTTGCTCAAATCCTCGTTCAGTGAAACCAATTTGGCGCAGGTGATGTGCAAAACCCTGATCAGTGTGGATTGGCAGGGTTTTGTTTATGACTGCGATTTTAATCAGCAACTGGAATTGCCGCTGCGAATGGCCGGTGGCCGTAGCGTGCATTTGCGCGATTTACGCGCCGACGAATTGATCGGTCATCCGATCGTGGTCGCCGATCACTGTTATGGTTGCACCGCTGGTCAGGGCAGTAGTTGTGGCGGCGCCCTCAATTAGCGAAATAAAAATCAGCGTGGTGATACCGGTGCTCAATGAGCAGGTGGGAATTGTTGCCCATCTGCAGCGATTGCAGTTGTTGCGGCAGCGCGGACACGAAGTCATCGTGGTCGATGGTGGCAGCGACGATCAGACCGTTGCGCTTGCCTCGCCGCTGGCGGATTGTGTGCTGCAGGTCGGGCGTGGCCGGGCGCGGCAGATGAATGCCGGAGCGGCTAGTGCCAGCGGCGATGTATTGCTGTTTCTGCACGCCGATACCACTTTGCCCGAACAGGTCGAGAGCGAATTGATGTGCGCGCTGCGGACCCATGGTTGGGGACGGTTTGATGTGCGTCTGTCCGGTTCGGCCTGGGTGTTGCGCCTGGTGGAGCGAATGATGAACTGGCGTTCGCGGTTGACGGGTGTGGCGACTGGCGATCAGGCGATGTTTGTGCGCCGGCCTCTGTTCGTCGGCGTGCGTGGATTTCCAGAAATTCCGCTGATGGAGGATGTGGCGCTAAGCAAAACCCTGCGTCGCTATGCCAGGCCCTGGTGCTCACGGCTGAGGGTGGTGACTTCCAGTCGGCGTTGGGAACAAAACGGTCCTTGGCGGACCATCTGGCTGATGTGGCGACTGCGATTGGCTTATTTTTTGGGGGTATCGCCCCAGGAACTGGCAAAACGCTACCGTTGAGAGACAGGCGGCAAAGGTTTGCCGCATCGCCGCCGGCAAGGTGTTGCCGCTGCGGGATCAGGCTTTACCCAAGGTGCCGCCGGAACCGCGTGGCGCGGTATAGCCGCTGGAGCGCCCTTTGGCCGAGTAGGTGACCTCTTCGCCGGGCACCTTGCCGCGCAGGATGTCCAGCGCCGTCTGGGTGGTTTGTTCGCGAACCACCAGAATGGCGCCATTGACCGTGTTCTGCCGCTGGCATTCACTGGCAACGGCTCCCAGTTTTTCCCAGAGACTGACCAGTCCCAGGGACTGGCCAGGGTCTTGTTTTTCCAGTGCAGCGTGGATGCTGTCGAGGGTGATCTCGACCTTCGCCTGCTTGAGCGAGCCCAGCCAGCGAGCGGTCAGGTCTTCCAGCAGGTTGACCTGAACCAGTTTGGCCTGGGTCAGGTCGCTGAGATCCCCTTCATCCTCCCGCTTGAGCAGGCGGTATTCCTTCTGCAGCAGTGCCAATAGTTGTTCCGCAACGCTGGTCTGTTGCTCAAGGAGTGTTTTGGCGATGCTGGCAAAGGTCGGGCTCATGGTTTATGTCCTGTTAGCCACCAAACATGCGTTCCATCTGGATCATTTTGTCGGCAATGCGTGGAGCATTGATTTCAAAGGTGCCGGAGGCAATTTGGTCGCGGATAGTATCAACCCGGCGGCTGTCGACCACCGGATGGTTGGCCAGTGCTTTCTCGGCCTGGCGCAGTTGTTCGGCCGTGCTGGTAAACGAGACGGCATCGGCGGTCGCGCTTCCAGGGGCTGAAGCCGCATGCTGCGTGCCTTGCTGTTCCGTTGAGGTGGATTGACCCTGTACACGTCCATAAAGAGCATGAATTTGGGCTCCAGCGGATCCGTTGATGTTGTTGACAGCCATCGCTATTCCTCCAGATGCTATTCTGCAAACGGTTATCGTCCACGCAGATTGCTTCTTTAGAAAAAAATCCCAGAATGTGACGGGCTTGGCAAAAAAAGCCCAGTTCCAGTCTGGCTTGCTCTGTCAATGATAGTCTATTGTTTAAATAAAACAATTGCTTACATCCTGATCTGTACCACTCCTGGACGCACGATCTCTGCCTCGATAATTTTATTGGAGGAGAGATTTTTTACGGGAATAAGCTCGCCGGTCATGCCTTTGGCCATGGCTTCGCCGGCCATTTTGATGGCGATACCTTGCAAATCAGCGGCGATGGTGACCTTGTCGCCTTTGCTGACGGTATTTCCTTGATAGACGGTGTCGGAGCGCAGGGGGAGGCCGTTGCTCAGGTTGTGGGTGGCGACCAGGCCAACAATGGCATTGCGATCAGTAAGATAACCGCGACTGAGGCTGTTCAGATCCAGAATTTCTTCGCGAACGTCCTGGGTGGTCAGTGTCTGGCCCCTGCGGAGGTGGCGGTTGGCGACCAATACCTTGGCGTGGCGCTGGATGACCACGGGAAGGTAAACCGTCCAGGTGTTGCCGGTTGTGCAGCGGACGCCTATGGTGACGTGGCGTTGGCCAATATTCCCATTATTTACAAACAGTTCGGGAGTTTCCGCGCATTTTTGCAGGTTAAGAAACTCGCTGAGCTTGCCGACATTCAAATCAATGAGAGTACCGCTGGGGCTGACCGACTGGGCTGCTTGCTGGGTGAAGTCTCTGACCTGCTGGCGAATGGCTTCCGGATCGTGTTTTTCCTGGGAAAAAACGATCGCTGGCATCAGCAACGCGAAGGTGAGAGAAATCGTTTTGAGCATGATCCTGACAGAACTCGATAAAGTGGTAGTGCAGAAATAAGCAGTATCCGTGCCTGTTATGGTGTTCTTGGGGATATATCGCCATGAAGAACAGGGAGTTATTGCCGATATAAATCCGGACTACATGCAGAAATCGGTGGAGCCTATGGCAAACGTATTGAGCAAAGTGGATGAAAGAACCCAGCTGGTTGGACATAACCGCTTGGAATTATTGCTTTTTCGTTTGGATGGTAAGCAGCGTTATGGCATTAACGTATTCAAGGTCCGGGAAGTGATTAGTTGTCCGACATTAACCCGTGTACCTCATTCGCATCCGGCAGTGATTGGTTTGGCCAATTTGCGTGGTCAGACGATCAGTGTGATTGATATTCAAATGGCGGTGGGTAAACCCAAGGTTGAGGATGTTTCCCATTGTTCGGTAATTGTGACCGAGTACAATCGCTCGGTGCAGGGCTTTTTGGTGCCTAAAATAGAGCACATCGTCAATAAAAACTGGGACGAAGTGCAAATGCCGCCTGCGGCCGCCGGCAAAGGACATTTTTTGACCGCGGTGACTCGAATCGATGACGAACTGATTGAAATTTTGGACGTTGAGCGCGTTCTGTTTGATGTAACTGGCCAGCGGCTGGATGAGGCCGAAGCTGATAGCGTCGACGAGGATTTTCGTGCTGTCGCGGCCCAATATTTCGTATTGGTGGCGGATGATTCTTCTGTCGCGAGACACCAGATTGAGCGTACCATGAAGCAGACCGGGGTGGACGGCGTGCTTGTTGAAGACGGCGCTAAGGCGTTGAAATTGTTGCAGCAGTGGCGCGATAACGAGCCAGACAAGCTAGCTAAACTGGCCTTGGTCATTTCGGACGTAGAAATGCCGGAAATGGATGGTTACACTCTGACCAGCAATATTCGGCGTGATCCGAAATTGCGGGATTTGAAGGTGTTGTTGCACACTTCACTGAGCGGGGTGTTTAATTCGTCGTTGCTGGAGCAGGTACAGGCGGATGGGTTCCTGTCAAAGTTTGACCGGGAGGAGCTTGGTGAGCAAATTCGAGGATTTGTCACCGAGTTTGCCAAAGCGCACTAAATAACGGAATATTGAGCGCGTAGCCAGCTGATCATTCAGGAAAAGTTGTACAACGTGGGGAAGGCAATCAATTGAATCAAGCGCTCACCAAAGAGGAATACGATGCGTTCCGGGGATATCTGGAGCAGACGTCGGGGATTTTGCTGGGAGAAAACAAGCACTATC
Coding sequences within:
- the arsS gene encoding arsenosugar biosynthesis radical SAM protein ArsS (Some members of this family are selenoproteins.), whose product is MHATLPLLQASDFPALRRGRLQTLQVNLGYVCNQSCLHCHVNAGPGRKEQMSAAMVDEVLAFVRRSEVTTLDLTGGAPELNPHFRRLVAQARSLGRQVIDRCNLSILSEPGQEGLAEFLAEHQVEIVASLPCYLQENVDTQRGAGTFDASISGLKKLNALGYGVPGSGLMLNLVYNPQGPSLPPPQQALEQDYKAHLREHYAIEFNHLFTITNMPIKRFGSTLISKGQFSEYMQLLKSSFSETNLAQVMCKTLISVDWQGFVYDCDFNQQLELPLRMAGGRSVHLRDLRADELIGHPIVVADHCYGCTAGQGSSCGGALN
- the flgA gene encoding flagellar basal body P-ring formation chaperone FlgA codes for the protein MLKTISLTFALLMPAIVFSQEKHDPEAIRQQVRDFTQQAAQSVSPSGTLIDLNVGKLSEFLNLQKCAETPELFVNNGNIGQRHVTIGVRCTTGNTWTVYLPVVIQRHAKVLVANRHLRRGQTLTTQDVREEILDLNSLSRGYLTDRNAIVGLVATHNLSNGLPLRSDTVYQGNTVSKGDKVTIAADLQGIAIKMAGEAMAKGMTGELIPVKNLSSNKIIEAEIVRPGVVQIRM
- a CDS encoding chemotaxis protein; translated protein: MANVLSKVDERTQLVGHNRLELLLFRLDGKQRYGINVFKVREVISCPTLTRVPHSHPAVIGLANLRGQTISVIDIQMAVGKPKVEDVSHCSVIVTEYNRSVQGFLVPKIEHIVNKNWDEVQMPPAAAGKGHFLTAVTRIDDELIEILDVERVLFDVTGQRLDEAEADSVDEDFRAVAAQYFVLVADDSSVARHQIERTMKQTGVDGVLVEDGAKALKLLQQWRDNEPDKLAKLALVISDVEMPEMDGYTLTSNIRRDPKLRDLKVLLHTSLSGVFNSSLLEQVQADGFLSKFDREELGEQIRGFVTEFAKAH
- a CDS encoding flagellar protein FlgN, with protein sequence MSPTFASIAKTLLEQQTSVAEQLLALLQKEYRLLKREDEGDLSDLTQAKLVQVNLLEDLTARWLGSLKQAKVEITLDSIHAALEKQDPGQSLGLVSLWEKLGAVASECQRQNTVNGAILVVREQTTQTALDILRGKVPGEEVTYSAKGRSSGYTAPRGSGGTLGKA
- the flgM gene encoding flagellar biosynthesis anti-sigma factor FlgM, producing the protein MAVNNINGSAGAQIHALYGRVQGQSTSTEQQGTQHAASAPGSATADAVSFTSTAEQLRQAEKALANHPVVDSRRVDTIRDQIASGTFEINAPRIADKMIQMERMFGG
- a CDS encoding TIGR04283 family arsenosugar biosynthesis glycosyltransferase, translated to MAAPSISEIKISVVIPVLNEQVGIVAHLQRLQLLRQRGHEVIVVDGGSDDQTVALASPLADCVLQVGRGRARQMNAGAASASGDVLLFLHADTTLPEQVESELMCALRTHGWGRFDVRLSGSAWVLRLVERMMNWRSRLTGVATGDQAMFVRRPLFVGVRGFPEIPLMEDVALSKTLRRYARPWCSRLRVVTSSRRWEQNGPWRTIWLMWRLRLAYFLGVSPQELAKRYR